A region from the Trachemys scripta elegans isolate TJP31775 chromosome 22, CAS_Tse_1.0, whole genome shotgun sequence genome encodes:
- the RPS15 gene encoding 40S ribosomal protein S15, which produces MAEVEQKKKRTFRKFTYRGVDLDQLLDMSYEQLMQLYSARQRRRLNRGLRRKQHSLLKRLRKAKKEAPPMEKPEVVKTHLRDMIILPEMVGSMVGVYNGKTFNQVEIKPEMIGHYLGEFSITYKPVKHGRPGIGATHSSRFIPLK; this is translated from the exons ATG GCGGAAGTCGAACAGAAGAAGAAACGTACCTTTAGGAAATTCACCTACAGAGGTGTCGATCTGGATCAGCTCCTCGATATGTCCTA CGAGCAGCTgatgcagctgtacagtgctCGCCAGCGTCGGCGTCTGAACCGCGGCCTGCGTCGTAAGCAGCATTCCCTCCTGAAGCGCCTTCGCAAGGCCAAGAAGGAGGCCCCTCCCATGGAGAAGCCAGAGGTGGTCAAAACTCACCTGCGCGACATGATCATCCTCCCCGAGATGGTGGGCAGCATGGTCGGCGTATACAACGGCAAAACCTTCAACCAGGTGGAAATCAAG CCCGAGATGATTGGCCACTACCTGGGCGAGTTTTCCATCACTTACAAGCCAGTGAAACATGGCAGACCTGGTATCGGTGCCACCCACTCATCTAGGTTCATTCCTCTGAAGTAA